One genomic region from Conexibacter woesei Iso977N encodes:
- a CDS encoding MFS transporter, producing MDGAGAPPGGPTGSVLTPLRVARDFRLLWSGATASLVGDGAFLVALAWQVYAMSGGPGGMSLVGIAMTVPTIAFLLVGGVASDRFERRWLLVGADLLRALAVALLAGLAIGGQLQLWHVVVLAAFYGTGSAFHAPAFDALVPEILQGERLTQANALDQLIRPLALRLAGPALGGVIVGIAGAAGVFLLDCATFLAAAGTVLMMAPGTREATRVGDSAEPGDTPAPSMLADLRTGWRFVRGHAWLWATFASAAVAYLLFMGPVEVLLPWIVKTGMGGSAFDLGLVFAAGGLASMATALGVGKLGLPRRGITYMLVAWTLATLAVAGYGAATAIWQLMLASAAFNALETAGTIVWATTKQRHVPSQLLGRVSSLDWLISVGLLPLSFALTGPVSGAIGARATLVGAGILGAVVTLAALYVPGMRVLDDRAEAAHRRRLAVERRLAAAAPATS from the coding sequence TTGGACGGAGCGGGCGCGCCGCCGGGCGGCCCGACCGGCTCCGTCCTGACGCCGCTGCGCGTCGCGCGGGACTTCCGGCTGCTGTGGTCGGGCGCGACCGCGTCGCTGGTCGGCGACGGCGCGTTCCTGGTGGCCTTGGCCTGGCAGGTGTACGCGATGAGCGGCGGGCCGGGCGGGATGTCGCTGGTCGGGATCGCGATGACGGTCCCGACGATCGCGTTCCTGCTTGTTGGTGGTGTTGCTTCGGACCGCTTCGAGCGCCGCTGGCTGCTGGTCGGCGCCGACCTGCTGCGCGCGCTGGCCGTCGCGCTGCTGGCGGGGCTGGCGATCGGCGGGCAGCTGCAGCTCTGGCATGTTGTCGTCCTTGCTGCGTTCTACGGGACCGGCTCCGCGTTCCACGCGCCGGCCTTCGACGCGCTCGTGCCCGAGATCCTGCAGGGCGAGCGGTTGACGCAGGCCAACGCGCTGGACCAGCTGATCCGGCCGCTGGCGCTGCGGCTCGCCGGCCCGGCGCTGGGCGGAGTGATCGTGGGGATCGCCGGCGCGGCGGGCGTGTTCCTGCTCGACTGCGCGACGTTCCTGGCCGCGGCCGGGACCGTGTTGATGATGGCGCCGGGCACGCGCGAAGCGACGCGCGTAGGCGACTCGGCGGAGCCGGGCGACACGCCCGCGCCGTCGATGCTCGCCGACCTCAGGACCGGGTGGCGCTTCGTTCGTGGCCACGCCTGGCTGTGGGCGACGTTCGCCTCGGCCGCGGTCGCGTACCTGCTGTTCATGGGTCCGGTCGAGGTGCTGCTGCCGTGGATCGTCAAGACCGGGATGGGCGGCTCCGCGTTCGACCTCGGCCTCGTCTTCGCCGCGGGCGGGCTGGCCTCGATGGCGACGGCGCTGGGCGTCGGCAAGCTCGGGCTGCCGCGCCGCGGCATCACCTACATGTTGGTTGCCTGGACGCTCGCGACGCTGGCCGTCGCCGGCTACGGCGCGGCGACCGCGATCTGGCAGCTGATGCTCGCCTCCGCCGCCTTCAACGCGCTGGAGACCGCGGGCACGATCGTCTGGGCGACGACCAAGCAGCGCCATGTGCCCTCACAACTGCTGGGCCGCGTGTCCTCGCTGGACTGGCTGATCTCCGTCGGCCTGCTGCCGCTGAGCTTCGCGCTCACCGGCCCGGTCAGCGGCGCGATCGGCGCCCGCGCGACGCTCGTCGGCGCCGGGATCCTGGGCGCGGTCGTCACGCTCGCCGCGCTCTACGTCCCGGGCATGCGCGTCCTGGACGACCGCGCGGAGGCGGCGCACCGGCGCCGCCTCGCGGTCGAGCGGCGGCTCGCGGCCGCCGCGCCCGCTACGTCCTAG
- a CDS encoding putative bifunctional diguanylate cyclase/phosphodiesterase produces the protein MTRDAVRRNAWIPFLGVAAVLATLYMLVPPFKGNSYVMFTLGLSPVVAIPLAVRLHRPEAKAPWYWFAAGFLLFWAGDLYTYTYPRLHRGTATPFPSLGDASYVAVYPVLMVGLLLLVRRRSARSTDRGFLDAAILSIGLAVPQWIALMAPDLHIAELSTLGKIVQVAYPFGDVILLSAALLLALDGGKRGVSFHFMFTAIVCLLATDFVYGLKLLDGTYDNQLWLDLGWMGFYVLWAAAALHPSMTIVDHGRPAKGLLTRWRLALLSVACLVAPVVEGLHHLHSRNWDMLVVTGASIVLFGFVVARMSGLVRVQERSTERERALSQVGAALVGAATHAEVTAVAVAATRELAGDDVRVELLGAEHTAAANDGAYGSPSLVLELPPHDGVASILVAAGPAVADRTVHNTLTALGSQIVLAFERAALSQELGRRQSEARFASLVQHSSDLITVLAPDATIAYQSPAIERVLGWTPEEVVGRRIDELVDKHDNSRLLRLIADGNEAPVAGSQTLECSLAHRDGGTRQFEVLFTNLTHDEHVGGIVLNSRDVSERKAFERQLAHQAFHDPVTGLPNRALFVERVRHALARSRREQRGIGIVFVDLDDFKIINDSLGHAAGDEVLNQVAQRLALSIRASDTAARFGGDEFAVLLEDIEGVQEAADAAERIMEAIAAPLTAAHKELAVRCSLGITIAAEDGSADADELIRDADAAMYIAKRDGKGGYRLFEPDMHEGVLQRLELRTDLQRALVSDQLELFYQPVIRLEDGTISGVEALLRWNHPERGMVGPDQFIPLAEETGLIVPIGRWVLREGCREGKRLLDGVPSDRPATLAINLSLKQLQNSDIVADVRDALEESGLAPERLTLEITESVLMADTDLAVQRLAELKALGIKLALDDFGTGYSSLSYLSKFPVDVLKMDRSFLREGASQQTTDLANAVVALGSTLSLEVVAEGIELPEQWETLRDLGCELGQGFYFARPMNAEAARAFLAEGRAGDATGVLSAGDDAP, from the coding sequence ATGACCCGCGACGCCGTGCGCCGCAACGCCTGGATCCCGTTCCTGGGCGTTGCCGCTGTCCTGGCCACGTTGTACATGTTGGTGCCGCCCTTCAAGGGCAACTCCTACGTGATGTTCACGCTGGGGCTCTCGCCCGTCGTCGCGATCCCGCTCGCCGTCCGCCTGCACAGGCCCGAGGCCAAGGCACCGTGGTACTGGTTCGCCGCCGGCTTCCTGCTGTTCTGGGCGGGCGACCTCTACACCTACACCTACCCGAGGCTCCACCGGGGTACCGCCACGCCGTTCCCGTCGCTGGGCGACGCGTCCTACGTGGCGGTCTACCCGGTCCTGATGGTCGGCCTGCTGCTGCTCGTCAGGCGCCGCTCGGCGCGCTCGACCGACCGCGGCTTCCTCGACGCCGCGATCCTCTCGATCGGCCTCGCGGTCCCGCAGTGGATCGCGCTGATGGCGCCGGACCTGCACATCGCCGAGCTGTCCACGCTCGGCAAGATCGTCCAGGTCGCCTACCCGTTCGGCGATGTCATCCTGCTGTCGGCGGCGCTGCTGCTGGCGCTCGACGGCGGCAAGCGCGGCGTCTCGTTCCACTTCATGTTCACGGCGATCGTCTGCCTGCTGGCGACGGACTTCGTGTACGGGTTGAAGCTGCTCGACGGCACCTACGACAACCAGCTCTGGCTCGACCTCGGCTGGATGGGCTTCTACGTCCTCTGGGCCGCCGCGGCGCTGCACCCGTCGATGACGATCGTCGACCACGGCCGCCCGGCCAAGGGCCTGCTGACGCGCTGGCGCCTGGCGCTGCTGAGCGTCGCGTGCCTGGTCGCGCCGGTCGTCGAAGGGCTCCACCACCTGCACTCGCGCAACTGGGACATGTTGGTCGTCACCGGCGCGTCGATCGTCCTGTTCGGCTTCGTTGTCGCCCGCATGTCCGGGCTGGTGCGCGTGCAGGAGCGCTCGACCGAGCGCGAGCGCGCGCTGTCGCAGGTCGGTGCCGCGCTCGTCGGCGCCGCGACGCACGCCGAGGTGACCGCGGTCGCCGTGGCCGCCACGCGCGAGCTGGCCGGCGACGACGTGCGCGTCGAGCTGCTCGGCGCCGAGCACACCGCGGCCGCCAACGACGGCGCCTACGGCAGCCCGTCGCTGGTCCTGGAGCTGCCGCCCCACGACGGCGTCGCGTCGATCCTCGTCGCCGCGGGCCCCGCGGTCGCCGACCGGACCGTGCACAACACGCTGACCGCGCTCGGCTCGCAGATCGTCCTCGCCTTCGAGCGCGCCGCGCTCAGCCAGGAACTGGGGCGCCGCCAGAGCGAGGCGCGCTTCGCGTCGCTGGTCCAGCACTCGTCGGACCTGATCACGGTCCTGGCCCCGGACGCGACGATCGCCTACCAGTCGCCGGCGATCGAGCGCGTGCTCGGCTGGACGCCGGAGGAGGTCGTCGGGCGCCGCATCGACGAGCTCGTCGACAAGCACGACAACTCGCGCCTGCTGCGGCTGATCGCCGACGGCAACGAGGCGCCGGTCGCCGGCTCGCAGACGCTGGAGTGCTCGCTCGCGCACCGCGACGGCGGCACCCGCCAGTTCGAGGTGTTGTTCACCAACTTGACGCACGACGAGCACGTCGGCGGCATCGTCCTCAACTCGCGCGACGTCAGCGAGCGCAAGGCGTTCGAGCGCCAGCTCGCCCACCAGGCGTTCCACGACCCGGTCACCGGGCTGCCCAACCGCGCGCTGTTCGTCGAGCGCGTCCGCCACGCGCTGGCGCGCTCGCGCCGCGAGCAGCGAGGGATCGGCATCGTCTTCGTCGACCTCGACGACTTCAAGATCATCAACGACTCGCTCGGCCACGCCGCCGGCGACGAGGTGCTCAACCAGGTCGCCCAGCGCCTGGCGCTCTCGATCCGTGCCAGCGACACCGCCGCGCGCTTCGGCGGCGACGAGTTCGCCGTGCTGCTCGAGGACATCGAGGGCGTGCAGGAGGCGGCCGACGCCGCCGAGCGCATCATGGAGGCGATCGCCGCCCCGCTTACCGCCGCGCACAAGGAGCTGGCGGTCCGCTGCTCGCTGGGCATCACGATCGCGGCCGAGGACGGCAGCGCCGACGCCGACGAGCTGATCCGCGACGCCGACGCCGCGATGTACATCGCCAAGCGCGACGGCAAGGGCGGCTACCGCCTGTTCGAGCCCGACATGCACGAGGGCGTCCTGCAGCGGCTCGAGCTGCGCACCGACCTGCAGCGCGCGCTCGTCTCCGACCAGCTGGAGCTCTTCTACCAGCCGGTGATCCGGCTGGAGGACGGGACGATCAGCGGCGTCGAGGCGCTGCTGCGCTGGAACCACCCGGAGCGCGGGATGGTCGGCCCCGACCAGTTCATCCCGCTCGCCGAGGAGACGGGGCTGATCGTCCCGATCGGCCGCTGGGTCCTGCGCGAAGGGTGCCGCGAGGGCAAGCGCCTGCTCGACGGCGTCCCGAGCGACAGGCCCGCGACGCTGGCGATCAACCTGTCGCTCAAGCAGCTGCAGAACTCCGACATCGTCGCCGACGTGCGCGACGCGCTGGAGGAGTCCGGCCTGGCGCCGGAGCGCCTGACGCTGGAGATCACCGAGTCGGTCCTGATGGCCGACACCGACCTCGCCGTGCAGCGGCTGGCCGAGTTGAAGGCCTTGGGGATCAAGCTCGCGCTCGACGACTTCGGGACCGGCTACTCGTCGCTGTCCTACCTGTCGAAGTTCCCGGTCGACGTGCTGAAGATGGACCGCTCGTTCCTGCGCGAGGGCGCGTCGCAGCAGACGACCGACCTGGCCAACGCGGTCGTCGCGCTGGGCTCCACGCTGTCGCTGGAGGTCGTTGCCGAAGGCATCGAGCTTCCCGAGCAGTGGGAGACGCTGCGTGACCTCGGCTGCGAGCTGGGCCAGGGCTTCTACTTCGCGCGGCCGATGAACGCGGAGGCCGCGCGCGCGTTCCTCGCCGAGGGGCGGGCCGGCGATGCCACCGGCGTGCTCTCGGCGGGCGACGATGCACCATAG
- a CDS encoding ABC transporter permease, which produces MSSTFLKVARRASGVLLILALWELSTAVFGVFEPTVLPSPATVFTTFKELIRSGDLIGQVGTSVRRALIGAALGVSVGAMLGALSGLWRRGEDLIDAPVQMLQAVPFTAVVPLFIVWFGIGELPKILIIAFGAAFPMYLNVYGAIRNVDDKLVEAARVFGLNRRGLIWHVILPAAVQPALVALRQSLAISVVALVAAEQLNASSGIGFVLGQAREFLRADIVLVCIAIYAALGLTGDLIARTLERRLLGWRRTYRGA; this is translated from the coding sequence ATGTCCTCCACTTTCCTCAAGGTCGCGCGCCGGGCTTCCGGCGTCCTGCTGATCCTCGCCCTCTGGGAGCTCTCGACCGCCGTCTTCGGCGTGTTCGAGCCGACCGTCCTGCCCTCGCCGGCGACGGTCTTCACCACGTTCAAGGAGCTGATCCGCAGCGGCGACCTGATCGGCCAGGTCGGCACGTCGGTGCGCCGCGCGCTGATCGGCGCCGCGCTCGGCGTCTCCGTCGGCGCGATGCTCGGCGCGCTCTCCGGCCTCTGGCGGCGCGGGGAGGACCTGATCGACGCGCCCGTCCAGATGCTGCAGGCCGTCCCGTTCACCGCGGTCGTCCCGCTGTTCATCGTGTGGTTCGGGATCGGCGAGCTGCCGAAGATCCTGATCATCGCGTTCGGCGCCGCGTTCCCGATGTACTTGAACGTCTACGGCGCGATCCGCAACGTGGACGACAAGCTCGTCGAGGCCGCGCGCGTGTTCGGCCTGAACCGCCGCGGGCTGATCTGGCACGTGATCCTGCCCGCCGCCGTCCAGCCCGCGCTGGTCGCGCTGCGCCAGTCGCTGGCGATCAGCGTCGTGGCGCTCGTCGCCGCCGAGCAGCTCAACGCGTCGTCGGGGATCGGCTTCGTGCTCGGCCAGGCGCGCGAGTTCCTGCGGGCCGACATCGTCCTGGTCTGCATCGCGATCTACGCCGCGCTGGGCCTGACCGGCGACCTGATCGCCCGGACCCTCGAACGCCGCCTGCTCGGCTGGCGCCGGACCTACCGCGGCGCATGA
- a CDS encoding MarR family winged helix-turn-helix transcriptional regulator, translated as MPPTLTPTTELTPEERFSSPGFLLNKVGFVARRWIHEALAPLDLNGREAEILLRLRAADGDADGEGLTQAQLGELLHSDPSNLVTMLNKLEAAGLVARTRDTADRRRHIVTITRAGLRKRAAADAAVEAVEDRLLGGLSDRQRASLRTLLLAVDQRTAADWDDD; from the coding sequence GTGCCGCCGACGCTGACGCCGACCACCGAGCTGACCCCCGAGGAGCGCTTCTCCAGCCCGGGGTTCCTGTTGAACAAGGTCGGCTTCGTCGCCCGCCGCTGGATCCACGAGGCGCTCGCGCCGCTGGACCTCAACGGCCGCGAGGCGGAGATCCTGCTGCGCCTGCGCGCCGCCGACGGCGACGCCGACGGCGAGGGGCTGACCCAGGCCCAGCTCGGCGAGCTGCTGCACTCCGACCCCTCCAACCTGGTCACGATGTTGAACAAGTTGGAGGCCGCCGGCCTGGTCGCGCGCACCCGCGACACCGCCGACCGCCGCCGCCACATCGTCACGATCACCCGCGCCGGCCTGCGCAAGCGCGCGGCCGCCGACGCCGCGGTCGAGGCCGTCGAGGACCGCCTGCTCGGCGGGCTCTCCGACCGCCAGCGCGCCTCGCTGAGGACGCTCCTGCTCGCCGTCGACCAGCGCACCGCGGCCGACTGGGACGACGACTAG
- a CDS encoding ABC transporter ATP-binding protein — protein sequence MSGVRVRNLRRDYGSRTVLRELDLDVAPGEFVALLGKTGCGKTTLLRVLAGLDPATGGSVEAPSSPAVVFQEPRLLPWKRVLDNVTLGQGRGAAAREAARRALQEVGLEAHADAWPLTLSGGEAQRAALARALVREPELLLLDEPFAALDALTRIKMHALVRALWRKHRPAVLLVTHDVDEALLLADRVIVMAEGRIAHAEVIDAEHPRDRTDAWFEALRTDLLSQLGVTGAEDVSPTPTRTLA from the coding sequence ATGAGCGGCGTCCGCGTTCGCAACCTGCGCAGGGACTACGGGTCCCGGACCGTCCTGCGCGAGCTCGACCTCGACGTCGCGCCGGGCGAGTTCGTCGCGCTGCTGGGCAAGACCGGCTGCGGCAAGACGACGCTGCTGCGCGTGCTCGCGGGGCTGGACCCGGCGACGGGCGGCTCGGTCGAGGCGCCGTCGTCGCCCGCGGTCGTCTTCCAGGAGCCGCGGCTGCTGCCGTGGAAGCGCGTGCTCGACAACGTCACGCTCGGCCAGGGCCGCGGCGCGGCGGCGCGCGAGGCGGCGCGGCGCGCGCTCCAAGAAGTGGGCCTTGAAGCCCACGCCGACGCGTGGCCGCTGACGCTGTCGGGCGGCGAGGCGCAGCGTGCAGCGCTGGCGCGGGCGCTGGTCCGCGAGCCCGAGCTGCTCCTGCTCGACGAGCCGTTCGCCGCGCTCGACGCGCTGACCCGGATCAAGATGCACGCCTTGGTCCGCGCGCTGTGGCGCAAGCACCGGCCCGCCGTCCTGCTCGTCACCCACGACGTCGACGAGGCGCTGCTGCTCGCCGACCGGGTGATCGTCATGGCCGAGGGCAGGATCGCCCACGCCGAGGTCATCGACGCCGAGCACCCGCGCGACCGCACCGACGCCTGGTTCGAGGCGCTGCGCACCGACCTTCTCTCCCAGCTCGGCGTCACCGGCGCCGAGGACGTGTCACCCACCCCAACGAGGACCCTCGCATGA
- a CDS encoding VOC family protein, giving the protein MGVNRIVPNLHNADPAAAAGFYREVVGLEAGMDMGWIVTLVAPGERRIQLSLISADETAPVVADVSIEVDDVDAAWAAAQARGDEIVHPLTDEPWGVRRFFVRDPGGKVINIVMHAQ; this is encoded by the coding sequence ATGGGCGTCAACCGCATCGTGCCGAACCTCCACAACGCCGATCCCGCCGCGGCGGCCGGGTTCTACAGGGAGGTCGTCGGCCTCGAGGCCGGGATGGACATGGGCTGGATCGTGACGCTCGTGGCGCCCGGCGAGCGCCGGATCCAGCTGTCGCTGATCAGCGCGGACGAGACCGCGCCGGTCGTCGCCGACGTGTCGATCGAGGTCGACGACGTCGACGCCGCGTGGGCCGCCGCGCAGGCGCGCGGGGACGAGATCGTCCACCCGCTGACCGACGAGCCGTGGGGCGTCCGGCGCTTCTTCGTCCGCGACCCGGGCGGCAAGGTCATCAACATCGTCATGCACGCGCAGTAG
- a CDS encoding TIGR03620 family F420-dependent LLM class oxidoreductase: MSNKIWADGAEAKRQLGRVGVWLGALGFAPWDETAAAARRIEELGYSALWISETPVGREPFSHAGLLLGATQRIPVATGIASIWSRDALAARNGALGLAHAFPGRFTLGLGVSHAPAVKLRGQEYEKPLTAMRTYLDGFEAADYRGAAPAAPVPVVLAALRPKMLELSASRTAGAHPYFVPVEHTRIARERLGADAILAPEVGVVLETDPALARARARDFMKLYLALPNYTNNLKDLGWTDADLADGGSDALVDALIGWGDAERVAAFVQQHLDAGADHVCLQPVGTSVTGAVDELAALAPLLL, from the coding sequence ATGTCGAACAAGATCTGGGCGGACGGAGCGGAAGCGAAGCGGCAGCTCGGGCGCGTGGGCGTCTGGCTCGGGGCGCTCGGCTTCGCGCCGTGGGACGAGACCGCGGCGGCGGCACGGCGCATCGAGGAGCTCGGCTACTCGGCGCTCTGGATCTCCGAGACGCCGGTCGGCCGCGAGCCGTTCTCGCACGCCGGGCTGCTGCTCGGCGCGACGCAGCGGATCCCGGTCGCGACCGGGATCGCGTCGATCTGGTCGCGCGACGCGCTGGCCGCGCGCAACGGCGCGCTCGGGCTGGCGCATGCGTTCCCGGGGCGCTTCACGCTCGGGCTCGGCGTCTCGCACGCGCCCGCGGTCAAGCTGCGCGGGCAGGAGTACGAGAAGCCGCTGACCGCGATGCGCACCTACCTCGACGGCTTCGAGGCCGCCGACTACCGCGGCGCCGCGCCGGCTGCGCCGGTCCCGGTCGTCCTCGCCGCGCTGCGCCCGAAGATGCTGGAGCTGTCGGCGTCCCGGACCGCGGGCGCGCACCCGTACTTCGTGCCGGTGGAGCACACGCGGATCGCGCGCGAGCGGCTCGGCGCCGACGCGATCCTGGCGCCGGAGGTCGGCGTGGTGCTGGAGACCGACCCCGCGCTCGCGCGCGCACGTGCGCGGGACTTCATGAAGCTCTACCTCGCGCTGCCCAACTACACCAACAACCTCAAGGACCTCGGCTGGACCGACGCGGACCTGGCCGACGGCGGCAGCGACGCGCTGGTCGACGCGCTGATCGGCTGGGGCGACGCCGAGCGCGTCGCGGCGTTCGTGCAGCAGCACCTCGACGCGGGCGCCGACCACGTCTGCCTGCAGCCGGTCGGGACGTCGGTGACCGGCGCGGTCGACGAGCTCGCGGCGCTGGCGCCGCTGTTGTTGTAG
- a CDS encoding FAD-dependent oxidoreductase, which translates to MSENSTDTPRAVIVGAGPSGFYAADQLLNLGFEVDVLDALPTPFGLVRAGVAPDHPKIKAVTRVYEKTARKDGFRFFGGVVLGRDVTRAELLERYHAVVYALGTSDDNRLGIPGEDRPGVHGATQFVSWYNGHPDASDHAYDLTCERAVVIGNGNVAIDVARMLVLHPDELAPTDTADHAIEAFRDSNIKEVVLLGRRGPAQAAFTNPELRELIDLQRAGVVVDATDLELDEHSAAWLENEADITSKKNVEILSAYAASGPRESSHKIVLRFLRSPVEILGEGEDGPVTGVRVVRNEIVKNDDGSLRAVATGDEEVIEAGLVLRSIGYRGKPVDDVPFDERRGLIRNTGGRVSAETGDAHAGEYVVGWIKRGPSGVIGTNKKDSADTTVKIGEDRDAGRLNTPTINDHDAIAAFYAERAPDSVTWAGWEAIDAHERTSGEPHGRPRVKLVRLADLVERSRATNAS; encoded by the coding sequence ATGTCAGAGAACTCCACCGACACCCCGCGCGCCGTCATCGTCGGCGCCGGCCCGTCCGGCTTCTACGCCGCCGACCAGCTGCTGAACCTCGGCTTCGAGGTCGACGTGCTCGACGCGCTGCCGACCCCGTTCGGCCTCGTCCGCGCGGGCGTCGCCCCGGACCACCCGAAGATCAAGGCCGTCACGCGCGTCTACGAGAAGACCGCCCGGAAGGACGGCTTCCGCTTCTTCGGCGGCGTCGTCCTGGGCCGCGACGTCACGCGCGCCGAGCTGCTGGAGCGCTACCACGCGGTCGTCTACGCCCTCGGCACCAGCGACGACAACCGCCTCGGGATCCCGGGCGAGGACCGCCCCGGCGTCCACGGCGCCACGCAGTTCGTCTCCTGGTACAACGGCCACCCGGACGCGTCCGACCACGCCTACGACCTGACCTGCGAGCGCGCGGTCGTCATCGGCAACGGCAACGTCGCGATCGATGTCGCGCGCATGTTGGTGTTGCACCCCGACGAGCTCGCGCCGACCGACACCGCCGACCACGCGATCGAGGCGTTCCGCGACTCGAACATCAAGGAAGTGGTGTTGCTCGGCCGCCGCGGCCCCGCGCAGGCGGCGTTCACCAACCCGGAGCTGCGCGAGCTGATCGACCTGCAGCGGGCGGGCGTCGTCGTGGACGCGACCGACCTCGAGCTCGACGAGCACTCCGCCGCGTGGCTGGAGAACGAGGCCGACATCACGTCGAAGAAGAACGTCGAGATCCTCAGCGCCTACGCGGCGTCCGGCCCGAGGGAGTCATCGCACAAGATCGTCCTGCGCTTCCTGCGCTCGCCGGTCGAGATCCTCGGCGAGGGCGAGGACGGCCCGGTCACCGGCGTGCGCGTCGTCCGCAACGAGATCGTCAAGAACGACGACGGCTCGCTGCGCGCGGTCGCGACCGGGGACGAGGAGGTCATCGAGGCGGGCCTGGTCCTGCGCTCGATCGGCTACCGCGGCAAGCCCGTCGACGACGTCCCGTTCGACGAGCGCCGCGGCCTGATCCGCAACACCGGCGGGCGCGTCAGCGCCGAGACCGGCGACGCGCACGCCGGCGAGTACGTCGTCGGCTGGATCAAGCGCGGGCCGTCGGGCGTGATCGGCACCAACAAGAAGGACTCGGCCGACACGACCGTCAAGATCGGCGAGGACCGCGACGCCGGCAGGCTCAACACGCCGACGATCAACGACCACGACGCGATCGCCGCGTTCTACGCCGAGCGCGCGCCGGACTCGGTCACCTGGGCCGGCTGGGAGGCGATCGACGCGCACGAGAGGACCTCCGGCGAGCCGCACGGCCGCCCGCGGGTCAAGTTGGTGCGGTTGGCCGACCTGGTCGAGCGCTCGCGCGCGACCAACGCGTCGTAG
- a CDS encoding MFS transporter — protein sequence MRLPAVLHEREYRLLFGAQLASLLGDQMVTVALAFGILDHGGSASDVGIVLAARSLAVIAFLLGGGVIGDRLPRRAVLIATDVVRIGSQGAVAAVLISGNGSIALLAALSAVTGAATGVFNPTATGFLPEVVSAEGLQEANALRSLASSGGRIAGPLLAGLLVATAGAGWAIAVDAASYAVSAALVAAMAVRGAGRAAGATESFLDELRTGWTAFRSMTWLVAIVASAAVGNLCNGAWKVLGPVVAKTELGGVGAWSAIVAAAGAGGVLGGLFALRLAPRRPLVFMTCAVGAFFVQFALLAVVAPTAIIAAAAFVGEVGMVLGMTVWESTMQRHVEARLLSRVSAYDWLGSLVFEPIGLAIWGPVAAATSTATALWIAFALGVTSLFAPLLVRAVRDLPAEPAPTARA from the coding sequence ATGCGGCTGCCCGCCGTCCTGCACGAGCGCGAGTACCGCCTCCTCTTCGGCGCCCAGCTGGCGTCGCTGCTCGGCGACCAGATGGTCACCGTCGCGCTCGCGTTCGGCATCCTCGACCACGGCGGCAGCGCGTCCGACGTCGGGATCGTGCTGGCCGCGCGCTCGCTGGCGGTGATCGCCTTCCTGCTCGGCGGCGGCGTCATCGGCGACCGCCTGCCGCGGCGCGCGGTCCTGATCGCGACCGACGTCGTCCGGATCGGCTCGCAGGGCGCGGTCGCCGCCGTGCTGATCAGCGGCAACGGCAGCATCGCGCTGCTCGCCGCGCTCTCCGCGGTGACCGGCGCGGCGACCGGCGTCTTCAACCCGACCGCGACCGGCTTCCTGCCCGAGGTCGTCTCCGCCGAAGGCCTGCAGGAGGCCAACGCGCTGCGCAGCCTCGCGAGCTCGGGCGGACGGATCGCCGGGCCGCTGCTCGCGGGCCTGCTCGTCGCGACCGCGGGCGCCGGCTGGGCGATCGCCGTCGACGCCGCCAGCTACGCGGTGTCCGCCGCGCTGGTCGCCGCGATGGCGGTCCGGGGCGCCGGGCGCGCCGCGGGCGCGACCGAGTCGTTCCTCGACGAGCTGCGCACCGGCTGGACCGCGTTCCGCTCCATGACCTGGCTGGTCGCGATCGTCGCCAGCGCCGCCGTCGGCAACCTGTGCAACGGCGCCTGGAAGGTCCTCGGCCCGGTCGTCGCCAAGACCGAGCTCGGCGGCGTCGGCGCGTGGTCGGCGATCGTCGCCGCCGCCGGCGCGGGCGGGGTCCTCGGCGGCCTGTTCGCGCTGCGCCTCGCCCCGCGGCGCCCGCTCGTGTTCATGACCTGCGCGGTCGGCGCGTTCTTCGTGCAGTTCGCGCTGCTCGCGGTGGTCGCCCCGACCGCGATCATCGCGGCGGCCGCGTTCGTGGGCGAGGTCGGGATGGTCCTCGGCATGACCGTCTGGGAGTCGACGATGCAGCGCCACGTCGAAGCGCGCCTGCTCTCCCGCGTGTCGGCCTACGACTGGCTCGGCTCGCTGGTCTTCGAGCCGATCGGGCTGGCGATCTGGGGCCCGGTCGCCGCCGCGACGAGCACCGCGACCGCGCTGTGGATCGCGTTCGCGCTCGGCGTCACCAGCCTCTTCGCGCCGCTGCTGGTCCGCGCGGTCCGGGACCTCCCGGCCGAGCCCGCGCCTACTGCGCGTGCATGA